The following coding sequences lie in one Halorarum halophilum genomic window:
- a CDS encoding hybrid sensor histidine kinase/response regulator yields MTGTTDAIRVLHVDDASDVADLTATALEREDDRIEVITALDAESALETLASRAIDCIVSDYEMPGQDGIAFLNVVRERDGDIPFILFTGKGSEVIASDAIAAGVTDYLQKRGGMDQYTLLANRIQNAVESARHRRTNGEHERRLEMLIHVLPGIVYRCRTQSPWQMENVAGDCETLTGYAAAALETDTVGWETDIVHPDDREAAVQDIEDALEAGRQFDVTYRILMMDGDTKWVRERGGRDCTGRIPGERLEGFITDITEQKKRERALRETQDRFDLVMQSAELGVWDWMVQTDEITINEQWATMLGYSLEELEPTLSTWESRVHPDDLPRVWETLNEHLAGETDYYESDQRMLTKSGDWKWIRDIGTVVERGDDGTPIRATGIHLDISERRRHEEALRELHSIATDRTRYDTETAICERTIEAAETILEFDLCVINLEEDGMLPITALSKGVPPDGATTMAVDEGIVGKTYRSDESFLFDDVQTVERANPQGPYRGAISVPIGDYGVFQVVSEEVGHFDEDDRELAELLVEHTVQAFDRLTAEAELKQQNEQLNEFASVVSHDLRNPLNVAQGRLELAAEECDSDQLPHIDRALDRMATLIDDVLTLAREGVAVTDLVTVELAATLDKSWQYVETGDATLVMEMTHAIQADEGRLQQLFENLIRNAIDHGGPDVTITAGDLDTGFYVEDDGPGIPPNQREAVFEAGYSTSTNGTGFGLRIVKQIVDAHGWAIEATDGQEGGARFEITAVEIVD; encoded by the coding sequence ATGACCGGAACCACCGACGCGATTCGTGTCCTCCACGTCGACGATGCATCCGACGTTGCGGACCTAACGGCGACGGCCCTCGAACGGGAGGACGACCGGATCGAGGTCATCACCGCACTCGACGCTGAGAGCGCGCTCGAGACGCTTGCCAGTCGTGCGATCGATTGTATCGTCTCCGACTACGAGATGCCCGGTCAGGATGGGATCGCCTTTCTCAACGTCGTCCGTGAACGCGATGGCGACATTCCGTTCATTCTCTTTACCGGAAAAGGCAGCGAGGTGATCGCCAGCGACGCCATCGCAGCGGGAGTTACCGACTACCTCCAGAAGCGAGGTGGGATGGACCAGTACACGCTGTTAGCAAACCGGATCCAAAACGCTGTCGAGAGCGCGCGCCATCGACGGACGAACGGGGAACACGAGCGTCGACTGGAGATGCTCATCCACGTCCTCCCTGGGATCGTGTATCGCTGTCGTACGCAATCACCCTGGCAGATGGAGAACGTCGCAGGCGACTGTGAAACCCTCACCGGCTATGCAGCAGCTGCGTTGGAGACCGATACAGTGGGGTGGGAGACGGACATCGTCCATCCGGACGATCGGGAGGCGGCCGTCCAGGACATCGAGGACGCCCTCGAGGCGGGGAGGCAGTTCGACGTCACCTACCGTATCTTGATGATGGACGGGGACACGAAGTGGGTGCGAGAGCGGGGAGGGAGGGACTGTACAGGAAGGATCCCCGGAGAGCGGTTGGAGGGGTTCATTACAGACATCACCGAGCAGAAGAAGCGCGAACGCGCACTCCGGGAGACTCAAGATCGGTTCGATCTCGTGATGCAGAGCGCGGAGCTTGGCGTTTGGGACTGGATGGTCCAGACGGACGAGATTACGATTAACGAGCAGTGGGCAACGATGCTCGGCTACTCGCTCGAGGAACTCGAGCCGACGTTGAGCACGTGGGAGAGCCGGGTCCACCCTGATGACCTGCCCCGGGTTTGGGAAACGCTGAACGAGCACCTCGCGGGGGAGACGGACTACTACGAGAGCGACCAACGGATGTTGACGAAGTCCGGCGACTGGAAGTGGATTCGGGATATCGGGACGGTCGTCGAACGGGGCGACGACGGCACGCCGATTCGTGCCACCGGCATCCACCTGGATATCTCGGAGCGCCGACGGCACGAGGAGGCGCTCCGGGAGCTCCATAGCATCGCAACCGATCGAACACGCTATGACACAGAAACGGCGATCTGCGAGCGGACGATCGAGGCCGCAGAAACCATCCTGGAGTTCGATCTCTGCGTGATCAACCTGGAGGAGGATGGCATGTTGCCGATCACAGCGCTCTCGAAGGGCGTCCCCCCCGATGGCGCGACGACGATGGCCGTCGATGAGGGCATCGTCGGCAAGACGTACCGGAGTGATGAGTCATTCCTGTTCGATGACGTGCAGACAGTCGAGAGGGCGAACCCCCAGGGCCCGTATCGGGGGGCGATCAGCGTCCCGATCGGCGACTACGGCGTCTTCCAGGTCGTCAGCGAGGAGGTCGGTCACTTCGACGAGGACGATCGCGAGCTCGCCGAACTGCTCGTCGAACATACGGTGCAGGCGTTCGACCGACTGACTGCCGAAGCCGAACTCAAACAGCAGAACGAACAGCTGAACGAATTCGCGAGCGTCGTCTCGCACGATCTCCGCAACCCGCTGAACGTCGCCCAGGGCAGGCTCGAACTGGCAGCGGAGGAGTGTGACAGCGACCAGCTGCCACACATCGACCGCGCGCTCGACCGGATGGCGACGTTGATCGACGACGTCCTCACACTCGCCCGCGAGGGCGTCGCCGTCACCGACCTCGTGACGGTCGAACTCGCTGCAACCCTCGATAAAAGCTGGCAGTACGTCGAGACGGGTGACGCCACACTCGTGATGGAGATGACGCACGCCATCCAGGCCGACGAGGGGAGACTGCAGCAGCTGTTCGAAAACCTCATTCGGAACGCCATCGACCATGGCGGTCCGGACGTCACCATCACTGCAGGCGATTTGGACACCGGCTTCTACGTCGAAGACGACGGTCCAGGCATCCCACCAAACCAGCGTGAGGCGGTGTTCGAGGCCGGCTACTCGACGAGCACCAACGGGACCGGGTTCGGGCTTCGAATCGTGAAACAGATCGTCGACGCACACGGATGGGCGATCGAGGCGACCGATGGTCAGGAGGGTGGTGCTCGGTTCGAGATCACGGCCGTAGAGATCGTCGACTAA
- a CDS encoding ArsR family transcriptional regulator codes for MRLTSPTDFEILEALADGNRNNAANLSYELDKNRSYINTRFPVLAEYDLVERVGPAPNSGLYEITDRGCAAVALREQYDDGNFDVLIDDYLDGVRDG; via the coding sequence ATGAGACTCACGTCCCCGACGGATTTCGAAATCCTAGAGGCACTCGCGGACGGGAACCGGAATAACGCCGCGAACCTCTCGTACGAGCTCGACAAAAACCGGTCGTACATCAACACGCGGTTCCCGGTTCTGGCAGAGTACGACCTGGTCGAACGGGTCGGCCCGGCGCCGAACAGCGGCCTTTACGAGATCACCGACCGGGGATGTGCGGCCGTTGCCCTGCGAGAACAGTACGACGACGGGAACTTCGACGTTCTCATCGACGACTACCTCGATGGGGTACGCGACGGCTGA
- a CDS encoding HalOD1 output domain-containing protein — protein sequence MESESPQPRTDGTAVSTKVIERVAALEGVDPTDLPVLVDAIDTDALDSIFAPLRGGQSTERGRIKFTYCGYEIVVHGDEAVDVVSEVASQEAGECGTASSSSP from the coding sequence ATGGAGAGCGAGTCACCTCAGCCTCGTACCGATGGGACCGCAGTGAGCACCAAAGTCATCGAAAGGGTCGCAGCGCTGGAAGGGGTTGACCCGACTGACCTTCCCGTTCTCGTCGACGCCATTGACACTGATGCACTGGATTCCATCTTTGCTCCGTTACGTGGAGGACAGTCTACCGAGCGTGGTCGAATCAAGTTCACGTACTGCGGGTACGAGATCGTCGTTCACGGCGACGAGGCGGTCGACGTTGTGAGCGAAGTGGCGTCCCAGGAAGCGGGCGAATGCGGCACAGCGTCATCCTCATCACCGTAG
- a CDS encoding HalOD1 output domain-containing protein, whose amino-acid sequence MRYQIGPDEPVDVAVVSAVSAAEECAPEALPQLTEAVNPDALNEIFAPKDEGPTRRSGTVSFDYSNSRVTIERNEYLTVEPLDVIPTP is encoded by the coding sequence ATGAGATATCAAATTGGCCCTGACGAGCCGGTGGACGTTGCAGTCGTTTCGGCGGTGAGTGCGGCCGAAGAGTGTGCGCCGGAGGCGCTCCCACAGCTGACCGAAGCTGTCAACCCCGATGCGCTGAACGAGATCTTCGCGCCCAAGGACGAGGGGCCAACTCGTCGCTCGGGAACAGTGTCATTCGACTACAGCAACTCCCGAGTCACCATTGAACGCAACGAATACCTCACGGTTGAACCACTCGACGTGATTCCGACGCCATAA
- a CDS encoding nuclear transport factor 2 family protein, with protein MPTDSTVRLAALVRRYYDCIDAADYNGVFELFDEEITYHRPGQPPIEGIEALQTFYLEERPLELGEHTIESLVVDNDTVAVHGRYAGEQGGDTVDFGWADFHTFDDDVIVERHTYTDRDTI; from the coding sequence ATGCCCACCGACTCGACCGTACGTCTAGCGGCGCTGGTCCGCAGGTACTACGACTGCATTGATGCTGCCGACTACAACGGCGTCTTCGAACTATTCGATGAGGAGATAACGTATCACCGGCCTGGCCAGCCACCCATCGAGGGGATCGAGGCTCTCCAAACCTTCTATCTCGAAGAACGCCCACTGGAACTAGGCGAACACACCATCGAGTCACTCGTCGTCGACAATGACACCGTCGCCGTTCACGGCCGCTACGCCGGCGAGCAGGGCGGCGATACCGTCGACTTTGGGTGGGCTGACTTCCACACGTTTGACGACGACGTCATCGTCGAGCGTCATACCTACACTGACCGCGATACGATCTGA
- a CDS encoding lamin tail domain-containing protein, which yields MPKPHTKRTFLKGIATTLAVGASATTVLGQSNKSIECAEVAVEAEYVVFRNTGDSEVDVSGYEVAFEYGNDGTNQRRALPKDTTIEAGGELKVASGYKPVDDADVTFDYDGGVLNDDGNDVVALLDPDGNDVCTTNDQPVSTSTSTETSSSTGDSGGDDTEDSTATDEESTATEEETSTEEPTSTAEEPTSTEEPTATAEQTATEESSTPTADDGESDSTDTATSTPDSSAESGDSETTSSDDDC from the coding sequence GTGCCGAAGCCGCACACCAAACGCACGTTTCTCAAAGGTATCGCTACCACACTCGCAGTCGGTGCAAGCGCAACGACGGTCCTCGGCCAGAGCAACAAGTCCATCGAGTGCGCGGAGGTCGCCGTCGAGGCGGAGTACGTCGTCTTCAGGAACACGGGCGACAGTGAGGTCGACGTTTCCGGCTACGAAGTGGCGTTCGAGTACGGCAACGATGGCACAAATCAGCGACGAGCGCTCCCCAAAGATACGACGATCGAGGCGGGTGGAGAGCTCAAAGTCGCCTCCGGGTACAAACCCGTCGACGATGCCGATGTGACGTTCGACTACGACGGCGGCGTGCTCAACGATGATGGGAACGACGTGGTCGCGCTGCTCGACCCCGACGGCAACGACGTCTGTACCACCAACGACCAGCCCGTTTCAACCTCGACCTCGACTGAGACTTCGTCTAGCACCGGCGACTCCGGCGGGGACGACACTGAGGACTCGACTGCGACTGACGAGGAGTCGACGGCAACCGAGGAAGAAACGTCGACTGAGGAACCCACGTCGACTGCAGAGGAACCGACTTCGACCGAGGAACCGACCGCGACTGCGGAGCAGACAGCCACAGAGGAATCCTCGACGCCGACCGCAGATGACGGCGAGAGCGACAGTACTGACACGGCCACGTCGACGCCAGACAGTAGCGCCGAGAGCGGTGACAGCGAGACGACGTCCTCGGACGACGACTGTTAA
- the glmM gene encoding phosphoglucosamine mutase, which translates to MFGTSGIRGRFGEAVTTELALSIGHALGACGYETIALGRDGRDTGQLLADALASGAREAGIDVIRLGQVATPTLARSVGWHDADAGVIVTASHNPPADNGFKFWTPSGQAFDEGQRQLLEDAIRDAAGLPVAWDELGDAVCIDEAADRHRDVLVDGGESLAGLSVVVDVGNGMGGTTVEVLRSLGADVQTLNADVDGGFPARPSEPTATTCTTLCSVVAATDADMGIAHDGDADRMMAVDETGRFLGGDELLALFGSAMVGEGDRVAVPVNTSLLVADAVAERGGEIVRTRVGDVYVAEAARADDVVFGGEPSGAWIWPGETLCPDGPLAARRLAELVVESGPLSELVTAYDSYPIQRAVVETDAKKRVMDAVEGTVQSSYEEVTTLDGVRVAHSDGWFLIRASGTEPLVRVTAEARSAGRAAELLGNARELVADAMDGV; encoded by the coding sequence ATGTTTGGTACGAGCGGCATCCGCGGGCGATTCGGCGAGGCGGTCACGACCGAGCTCGCGCTCTCCATCGGCCACGCGCTTGGTGCCTGTGGCTACGAGACGATCGCCCTCGGTCGCGACGGTCGCGACACAGGGCAATTGTTGGCCGATGCGCTTGCGAGTGGCGCTCGTGAAGCCGGGATCGATGTGATTCGGCTTGGCCAGGTTGCGACGCCAACGCTTGCACGGAGCGTAGGGTGGCACGATGCCGACGCAGGCGTGATCGTCACTGCGTCGCACAATCCACCAGCGGACAACGGCTTCAAATTCTGGACGCCAAGCGGCCAGGCGTTCGACGAGGGACAGCGCCAGCTACTCGAAGACGCGATTCGCGATGCGGCTGGATTGCCCGTTGCGTGGGATGAACTGGGTGACGCGGTGTGCATCGATGAGGCAGCCGACAGGCATCGTGACGTGCTGGTGGATGGTGGCGAGTCGCTCGCGGGGCTCAGCGTGGTCGTCGACGTAGGGAATGGCATGGGTGGGACGACAGTGGAGGTTCTCCGGTCGCTCGGGGCAGACGTGCAGACGCTTAATGCCGATGTAGACGGCGGGTTCCCGGCCCGGCCGAGCGAACCGACCGCGACGACCTGTACGACGTTGTGTTCGGTCGTCGCGGCGACGGATGCAGACATGGGGATCGCCCACGATGGCGATGCCGACCGGATGATGGCGGTCGACGAGACGGGGAGGTTCTTGGGTGGTGACGAGTTGCTGGCGCTCTTCGGGAGTGCGATGGTCGGCGAGGGCGATCGGGTGGCGGTGCCGGTGAATACGAGTTTGCTTGTCGCGGATGCCGTGGCGGAGCGGGGTGGCGAGATCGTCCGGACACGTGTCGGTGATGTCTACGTTGCGGAGGCGGCACGTGCAGACGACGTCGTGTTCGGCGGGGAGCCAAGCGGGGCATGGATTTGGCCCGGGGAGACCCTGTGTCCGGATGGGCCGCTTGCTGCACGTCGGCTCGCGGAGCTTGTAGTCGAGTCTGGGCCGCTCTCGGAGTTGGTGACTGCATACGATTCGTATCCGATTCAGCGTGCAGTGGTTGAGACGGACGCGAAAAAGCGCGTGATGGATGCTGTCGAGGGGACGGTGCAGTCGAGCTACGAGGAGGTGACGACGCTCGACGGCGTGCGTGTTGCGCATTCTGATGGCTGGTTCCTGATCCGAGCGAGTGGGACCGAGCCGTTGGTTCGCGTGACCGCCGAGGCGCGATCCGCGGGTCGTGCGGCGGAGTTGTTGGGGAACGCGCGGGAGCTTGTCGCCGATGCGATGGACGGCGTCTGA
- a CDS encoding antitoxin VapB family protein, producing the protein MSKSIRVTDDTHEALAALKGEDETFDELLSRLVRERRETVRKGAGLWKGTDAAEKAQKAREEMKQDVGTR; encoded by the coding sequence ATGAGTAAAAGCATTCGAGTCACGGACGATACCCATGAAGCGCTTGCCGCACTCAAAGGTGAGGACGAGACATTCGATGAGTTACTCTCTCGACTGGTCCGTGAACGGCGTGAGACTGTACGGAAGGGAGCAGGGCTCTGGAAAGGAACTGATGCCGCAGAGAAGGCACAGAAGGCACGGGAGGAGATGAAGCAGGACGTCGGTACCCGATGA
- a CDS encoding PIN domain-containing protein, whose protein sequence is MTLYDSSVLIDYLDGNENVVTYVESHLDERPVAPPLVLFEVYQGEVYKSGPADFDAVDDALRWLSVVDGTDGVARAAGELQAHLQQDGDPLTARDAFIAGAAMELGERLAVTDADFDVPGLTDVLDVDVL, encoded by the coding sequence ATGACGCTGTATGACAGCAGCGTCCTCATCGACTATCTCGACGGGAATGAGAATGTCGTGACCTACGTCGAGTCGCACCTCGATGAACGCCCTGTCGCCCCGCCGCTTGTGTTGTTCGAGGTCTATCAGGGAGAGGTGTACAAATCGGGCCCGGCGGACTTCGACGCCGTCGACGACGCCTTACGGTGGCTGTCGGTCGTTGATGGGACTGATGGCGTTGCGCGCGCTGCCGGCGAGCTCCAGGCACACCTCCAACAAGACGGCGATCCGCTCACAGCTCGGGACGCGTTCATCGCTGGGGCCGCGATGGAACTCGGCGAACGGCTCGCCGTCACGGACGCCGATTTTGACGTTCCAGGGCTCACTGATGTCCTGGATGTTGATGTGCTGTAA
- a CDS encoding PadR family transcriptional regulator: protein MFDLTGFQRDLLAVSAGLEEPHGLAIKDELDQYYEKEIHHGRLYPNLDTLVDKALIEKGERDRRTNVYTVTKRGRRELADRRDWEAQYLDSIL from the coding sequence ATGTTCGACCTTACCGGGTTCCAGCGCGATCTGTTGGCCGTGAGTGCGGGCCTTGAGGAGCCCCACGGATTGGCCATCAAGGATGAGCTCGATCAGTACTACGAGAAAGAGATCCATCACGGTCGGCTGTATCCCAATCTCGACACGCTCGTCGACAAGGCCCTCATCGAGAAAGGGGAACGTGATCGCCGGACGAACGTTTACACCGTGACCAAGCGCGGTCGACGTGAACTCGCGGATCGGCGGGATTGGGAGGCCCAGTATCTCGACAGCATTCTGTAA
- a CDS encoding PAS domain S-box protein, translating to MAHDSPPDNIATDTTVSAESTPEPLNHEHFFRSILKTAQLDTLILDSDETVVFASETMSDVLGYPPDELVGRSVEDFVIEWDVSTLRSAAEGTDRLDVLTRHAAGGAVRVRADLREFQVGGHQLYAVFVRDSIDSETYEQTIDRYEAITGMTGYGVYQLDRDGYFRMVNEPIIEALGYSREDLLGEHASIVVDTADIPDFLTAIKTLLDGDDQIATVEFDAHTAADGTIPCEARLTLLRSDGSIQGTVGIVRDISDRKERAEELRQERGLIEHVLDTSPVGIGVITPDGDIARVNDRAEQVLGLTMEELSSQTFDASQRKLYNSEGNQVSPADLLSQVFDDCEQVIDTEFTLERPDGDHVWASISIAPMTDAAGDVEKAAIIATDITDRKEREEALRQERDVIEHILETSPVGVGVITPDGNISRVNDQAEELLGLTIEEITNQTLDVSQRRFYGASGQQVQPEDLLSRVFEDRERVLNSEFRLERPDGKRVWTALSIAPIENPDGDVEKAVVIATDISDRKEREKRLRESEGRLRQIAENINSAIWMADANLSEVLYINPAYEDITGRSRDSVYDNLIHHLDAVHPQDQRRVETAMKEVTETSRNAVTAIRFQEKYRVVQPDGSIRWVNGFAFPLQNEDGEVYRFVGVIDDITEVKEQQLELGHQRDELETLNQINTVIRRVNQGLVQAATRAEIESQVCETLAAAKLYHAAWIGEVDTGLRDVTPTTGDGLSTDSFGRAFDIDTVDAISMAVESGDIQLIRDVSRLPSGLPGPESSDDGAFGRGQPSAAVIPLIYKETVYDVLVAYSSRANAFSVREQAVLFELGKTIGLAINAVERKEALVADTVVELEFGFHDPTVFFVTASAELDAEFELEGITSQSDGTYLQYFTVPEIAPERVLDLASDDPGIEHARVVSVHDDDEQEGGALFEFIVDGPSLATALAEYGGTIQTARFTEGRGTIVAAFPQTADVRTVVEAVQSTFAQTELVSKQTHERTIHANREFRTSLEEMLTTRQRTILETAFYAGYFEWPRDSSGEEVADSLDVAPATFHQHARGGMQKLVKAFIDDALAA from the coding sequence ATGGCCCACGATTCTCCACCGGATAACATCGCGACTGACACGACCGTCAGCGCTGAATCCACCCCCGAGCCCCTCAACCACGAGCACTTCTTCCGGAGTATACTCAAAACCGCACAGCTCGATACGCTCATCCTTGACTCCGACGAGACGGTTGTCTTTGCCAGCGAGACGATGAGCGATGTTCTGGGGTATCCACCCGACGAACTCGTGGGGAGATCGGTCGAGGACTTCGTCATCGAATGGGACGTATCGACGCTCCGCTCCGCCGCCGAGGGAACCGACCGACTGGATGTACTGACACGACATGCCGCTGGTGGCGCGGTTCGCGTCCGTGCCGATCTGCGAGAATTCCAGGTCGGCGGTCACCAGCTGTATGCGGTGTTCGTTCGCGACTCCATCGATTCCGAGACGTACGAGCAGACGATCGACCGCTATGAGGCGATCACTGGGATGACGGGGTATGGCGTCTATCAGTTGGATCGTGACGGCTACTTTCGGATGGTCAACGAGCCGATCATCGAGGCGCTTGGGTACTCGCGTGAGGACCTACTGGGCGAGCACGCGTCGATAGTCGTCGACACGGCTGATATCCCCGACTTTTTGACCGCCATCAAGACCCTGCTCGACGGCGACGACCAGATCGCGACCGTCGAGTTCGACGCACACACTGCCGCCGATGGGACGATCCCCTGCGAAGCGCGGCTTACCCTCCTCCGCTCGGATGGATCGATCCAGGGGACGGTCGGCATCGTTCGTGATATTTCAGATCGGAAGGAACGCGCCGAGGAACTCCGGCAGGAGCGGGGGTTGATCGAGCACGTCCTCGACACGAGCCCCGTGGGCATCGGGGTAATCACGCCCGACGGCGACATCGCCCGGGTGAACGATCGGGCCGAGCAGGTGCTCGGGCTGACCATGGAGGAGCTCTCGAGCCAGACCTTCGACGCGTCCCAGCGAAAACTCTACAACTCGGAGGGGAATCAAGTATCGCCTGCGGACTTGCTGAGCCAAGTGTTCGACGACTGCGAGCAGGTCATCGACACCGAATTCACCCTCGAACGACCGGACGGCGATCACGTCTGGGCCTCCATCAGCATCGCGCCGATGACGGATGCCGCCGGCGACGTCGAGAAGGCAGCCATCATCGCCACCGATATCACCGATCGGAAGGAGCGCGAGGAGGCACTCCGCCAGGAGCGCGACGTCATCGAGCACATCCTCGAGACCAGTCCGGTCGGCGTTGGCGTAATCACGCCCGACGGGAACATCTCCCGCGTCAATGACCAAGCCGAGGAGCTACTGGGGCTGACGATCGAAGAGATCACGAACCAGACGCTCGACGTTTCTCAGCGCCGGTTTTACGGCGCCAGCGGACAGCAGGTGCAGCCCGAAGACCTGCTGAGTCGGGTGTTCGAGGATCGCGAGCGCGTGCTAAACTCCGAGTTCCGGCTGGAGCGTCCCGACGGCAAGCGCGTCTGGACCGCCCTCAGTATCGCCCCCATCGAGAACCCGGACGGCGACGTCGAGAAAGCGGTCGTCATCGCGACGGATATCTCCGACCGCAAGGAACGCGAAAAGCGGTTGCGCGAGAGCGAGGGCCGGCTCCGCCAGATCGCCGAAAACATCAACAGCGCCATCTGGATGGCCGACGCGAACCTGAGCGAAGTCCTGTACATCAACCCCGCCTATGAGGACATCACCGGCCGTTCACGGGACTCCGTGTACGACAACCTGATACATCACCTCGATGCTGTCCATCCACAGGATCAGCGTCGCGTCGAAACGGCGATGAAGGAGGTGACGGAGACGTCGCGCAACGCCGTCACCGCAATCAGGTTTCAGGAGAAGTACCGTGTTGTCCAGCCTGATGGATCCATCCGGTGGGTTAACGGCTTCGCGTTCCCGCTGCAGAACGAGGACGGCGAGGTGTACCGGTTCGTCGGCGTCATCGACGACATCACCGAAGTGAAAGAACAGCAGCTCGAACTCGGCCACCAGCGTGACGAGCTCGAGACACTCAATCAGATCAATACCGTCATCCGCCGGGTCAACCAGGGGCTGGTCCAGGCGGCCACTCGAGCGGAGATCGAGAGCCAGGTCTGTGAAACGCTCGCTGCTGCAAAACTGTATCATGCCGCGTGGATCGGCGAAGTCGATACTGGTCTCCGTGACGTCACGCCAACGACCGGCGACGGACTCAGCACCGATTCGTTCGGACGAGCGTTCGATATCGACACAGTTGACGCGATTTCGATGGCAGTCGAGTCGGGTGACATCCAACTCATCCGTGACGTCAGCAGACTCCCGTCTGGACTGCCCGGGCCTGAATCCAGTGACGACGGAGCGTTCGGGCGGGGGCAGCCGTCGGCTGCGGTGATCCCGCTCATCTACAAGGAGACGGTCTACGACGTGCTCGTCGCGTACTCGTCACGCGCGAACGCGTTCAGCGTCCGGGAGCAGGCCGTGCTGTTCGAACTCGGCAAGACGATCGGGCTCGCAATCAACGCCGTCGAACGGAAGGAAGCGTTGGTCGCCGATACGGTCGTGGAGCTCGAATTCGGGTTCCACGATCCGACCGTGTTCTTCGTGACCGCATCAGCCGAACTCGACGCAGAGTTCGAGCTCGAAGGGATCACCTCGCAATCCGATGGCACGTATCTCCAGTATTTCACAGTCCCCGAGATCGCGCCTGAGCGTGTGCTGGACCTCGCCAGCGACGATCCCGGCATCGAGCACGCACGCGTCGTCAGTGTGCACGACGACGACGAGCAGGAGGGCGGCGCACTCTTCGAGTTCATCGTCGATGGCCCATCACTGGCAACCGCCCTGGCCGAGTACGGCGGCACGATCCAGACTGCCAGGTTCACCGAAGGACGGGGAACGATCGTCGCAGCGTTCCCCCAGACGGCCGACGTCAGAACCGTCGTTGAGGCCGTCCAGTCGACGTTTGCGCAAACAGAACTCGTCAGCAAACAGACGCACGAGCGGACAATCCACGCGAACCGCGAGTTCCGGACGTCGCTCGAAGAGATGCTGACGACTCGCCAGCGGACGATCCTCGAGACCGCGTTCTACGCAGGATACTTCGAGTGGCCGCGGGACAGTTCCGGCGAAGAGGTCGCCGACTCGCTCGATGTCGCACCGGCGACGTTCCACCAACACGCCCGTGGGGGGATGCAGAAACTCGTGAAAGCGTTCATCGACGACGCGCTGGCCGCCTAA
- a CDS encoding DUF7344 domain-containing protein: protein MRDNRHPSEKCSVSTVTSVDDRGREWPHLHTNQGSLIADGGKSVSDRPLEGLVREYDRYILYHLLEHESTEFDELVDVIAAIETGDTAAGSPDAVRTRIAVELYHVRLPKLDDLGLIEYDHDSGIIRYGNPPPYVEKVLHLTQDFDDA from the coding sequence ATGAGAGACAACCGCCACCCGAGCGAGAAATGCAGTGTATCCACAGTCACGAGCGTGGACGATCGGGGAAGGGAGTGGCCGCACCTCCACACCAACCAGGGGTCGCTCATTGCAGACGGCGGGAAGTCGGTATCCGACCGTCCGTTAGAGGGACTGGTCCGGGAGTACGACCGGTACATCTTGTACCATCTGCTGGAGCATGAATCGACCGAGTTCGACGAGCTCGTTGACGTAATTGCGGCCATCGAGACGGGCGACACAGCGGCGGGATCCCCCGATGCTGTCCGCACGAGGATCGCGGTGGAGCTGTATCATGTGCGGCTCCCAAAATTGGATGACCTCGGCCTCATCGAGTACGACCACGACAGTGGAATCATCCGCTATGGAAATCCCCCACCGTACGTCGAGAAGGTCCTCCACCTCACCCAAGATTTTGACGATGCCTAA